A section of the Bryobacteraceae bacterium genome encodes:
- the spoIIAB gene encoding anti-sigma F factor produces MPNAESTPEILYDQYLESTLASVDASEEIAKSVAERLGYDEEETYHIGYAVREAVVNAVVHGNTYSANKRVRLRMERSAGWLEVIVEDEGRGFEESRQADPLARENLLSQSGRGLLIIRAFMDEVEVGRTEAGGTRLRMRKSLPAGG; encoded by the coding sequence ATGCCCAACGCCGAGAGCACGCCGGAAATCCTCTACGATCAGTACCTCGAATCGACGCTGGCCAGCGTGGACGCGAGCGAGGAAATCGCCAAATCGGTGGCCGAGCGGCTGGGCTACGACGAGGAAGAGACCTATCACATCGGCTACGCAGTGCGCGAAGCGGTGGTGAACGCGGTCGTCCACGGCAACACGTACAGTGCGAACAAGCGCGTTCGACTGCGGATGGAGCGTTCGGCTGGATGGCTGGAAGTCATCGTCGAGGACGAAGGCCGCGGCTTTGAGGAGTCCCGTCAGGCCGACCCGCTGGCACGGGAAAACCTGTTGAGCCAGTCCGGCCGGGGGCTGCTGATCATCCGCGCTTTCATGGACGAAGTGGAGGTCGGCCGCACCGAGGCCGGCGGCACGCGCCTGCGGATGAGGAAATCATTGCCCGCCGGCGGGTGA
- the spoIIAA gene encoding anti-sigma factor antagonist, which produces MSLKLTTRQVGDVVIVDAAGRITLGEGSSAFRDTIKDLVNKGHKKILVNLGEVTYIDSSGIGELVSGYTTVSNAGGQMKLLNLTKRVHDLLQITKLYTVFEVFDDEAKALASF; this is translated from the coding sequence GTGAGTCTCAAACTGACAACGCGGCAGGTTGGCGACGTGGTAATTGTCGATGCCGCGGGACGTATCACTCTAGGCGAGGGCTCTTCCGCTTTCCGGGACACGATCAAGGACCTGGTCAACAAGGGCCACAAGAAGATTCTCGTCAACCTGGGCGAAGTCACCTACATTGACAGCTCGGGCATCGGCGAGCTGGTGAGCGGCTACACCACGGTGTCGAATGCGGGCGGGCAGATGAAGCTGCTCAATCTCACCAAGCGCGTGCACGACCTGCTCCAGATCACGAAGCTGTACACCGTGTTTGAGGTCTTCGACGACGAAGCCAAGGCGCTCGCCAGCTTCTGA
- a CDS encoding DNA-binding response regulator, with protein sequence MSIREVRTVLIAEQQGLLRDGIASICEASGRFHVLAGVESGEEAWRLIEELRPDAALVDLQTPRLDALVIARRLSGTGDCPDPPPTRCVILSPRADRKTVLEALRAGAQGFLLKSSSGDNLLDCLDRVLDGGIYVSPGVDLQSLFSADRRGVPDDPLDRLSPREYQVFCMLVEGVRPKEIAARLGVSPKTVDTYRVQLMRKLGIHDVPGLVKFAVQRHLIPLSDAAAGGAG encoded by the coding sequence ATGTCGATTCGGGAAGTAAGAACCGTTCTGATCGCGGAGCAGCAGGGGCTGCTCCGCGACGGGATTGCCTCGATCTGTGAGGCCAGCGGCCGCTTTCACGTTCTGGCGGGCGTGGAAAGCGGCGAGGAGGCCTGGCGCCTGATTGAAGAGCTGCGGCCGGACGCCGCTCTGGTCGACCTGCAAACTCCGCGGCTGGACGCGCTGGTGATTGCACGGCGGCTCTCGGGGACGGGCGACTGTCCGGATCCGCCGCCGACGCGCTGCGTCATCCTTTCCCCGCGCGCGGACCGCAAGACCGTGCTGGAGGCGCTGCGTGCGGGCGCGCAGGGATTCCTGCTGAAGTCCAGCAGCGGCGACAACCTCCTCGACTGTCTGGACCGCGTGCTCGATGGCGGCATCTACGTCTCGCCGGGCGTGGATCTGCAAAGCCTGTTTTCGGCCGACCGGCGCGGCGTGCCGGACGACCCGCTGGACCGTCTGAGTCCGCGGGAGTACCAGGTGTTCTGCATGCTGGTGGAGGGGGTCCGGCCGAAGGAGATCGCCGCGCGCCTGGGTGTCAGCCCGAAGACCGTGGACACCTACCGCGTCCAGTTGATGCGCAAGCTTGGCATTCACGACGTGCCCGGGCTGGTCAAGTTTGCGGTGCAGCGCCATCTGATTCCGCTGTCGGACGCGGCGGCCGGCGGGGCCGGCTGA